From Daucus carota subsp. sativus chromosome 6, DH1 v3.0, whole genome shotgun sequence, the proteins below share one genomic window:
- the LOC108225481 gene encoding uncharacterized protein LOC108225481 isoform X2, translating into MEKVNNDRCVFPLSSLQIGDLQSYLSDLGLFLAMESKKFYILVDNRPWLKDLVSRPAHLWQLMVTKYRLSPFANTRKQKEEKETGGLFNASKLKPSKSRKFRRWFHVIDATAMSTKMVPVRNLRTSFALNSKLHRTLYGFIVFEVSWSDVRGINYFNELQTDTYLAIESKFMKKWEFDSIAQAVGCISSWFSGTLVEKVCLKEHLDSAVGDVFYDAEDSFSLTTNVNNHDHVSNSWKPVNVDNDNSISDSSPVTVDDEDNISVYSGTVENESPPCSCYGVYSAATENLSGVLPHSPTSQNGPYKRRKLMKSFSTGIEVDIYSEETQSETNYSPIHPQTPYASDSEEDLKDTQYKDVLLLFRFNDRDLPFKLRDIITSDLRLLTLLECGLPSWVIFLQSYPVFCHFYRPWMCPLARTLYVLISVVTVLIGFYDLYKNVPVLKAAASRICGPLVDWIETWEMVSRIKYLGTMLFLHNSQKALEWFLTTVRTIRSFFRVLTQPVAGPIAVCWQLIDPFWDMFVLVAKNVGTLVWVVVDSSADLLEIFAGTILFPLWFAVSFIWNIATSFFWIIWNVLYTPFSFLQGLSSVLFVIVSNAYELVKDICLFMSSIFQFASSADATVSSYEVSMWRTLSKDLFSKVFRALRSVLNGFVAFFIACNRHRLSENTTY; encoded by the exons ATGGAGAAGGTCAACAATGATCGTTGTGTTTTTCCTTTATCCAGTCTCCAAATTGG GGACCTGCAATCTTATCTTTCAGACCTTGGCCTTTTCCTGGCTATGGAAAGTAAGAAGTTCTATATCCTGGTGGACAACCGCCCATGGTTGAAAGACCTAGTCTCACGACCCGCACACCTCTGGCAATTGATGGTCACTAAG TACAGGTTGTCTCCTTTTGCAAACACAAGGAAGCAGAAGGAGGAAAAGGAGACTGGAGGGTTGTTTAATGCTTCCAAACTGAAACCAAGTAAATCCAGAAAATTTAGAAGATGGTTTCATGTGATTGATGCTACAGCAATGTCCACGAAGATGGTTCCTGTCAGGAATCTGAGGACTTCATTTGCTTTAAATAGCAAGTTGCATAGGACCTTGTATGGATTTATTGTTTTTGAAGTATCATGGTCTGATGTACGGGGTATCAACTACTTCAATGAGCTTCAG ACTGATACATATTTGGCTATCGAGTCTAAGTTCATGAAAAAATGGGAATTTGATAGTATTGCTCAAGCTGTTGGATGCATATCGTCTTGGTTTTCAGGGACTCTTGTTGAGAAGGTTTGCTTGAAAGAGCATCTTGATTCTGCAGTAG GAGATGTTTTTTATGATGCTGAGGATTCCTTTTCCCTAACTACAAATGTTAACAATCATGACCATGTCTCTAATAGTTGGAAGCCTGTTAATGTGGATAATGATAATAGTATCTCTGATAGTAGTCCTGTCACTGTGGACGATGAAGACAACATCTCTGTTTACAGCGGGACTGTTGAAAATGAATCACCACCTTGTAGCTGTTATGGTGTATACTCAGCAGCTACAGAGAACTTATCAGGTGTGCTGCCACACTCACCAACCTCTCAGAATGGGCCCtacaaaagaagaaaattaaTGAAATCTTTCAGCACTGGAATTGAGGTTGATATATATTCAGAAGAAACACAGAGTGAAACTAATTATTCACCAATACATCCCCAGACTCCTTATGCAAGTGATTCTGAAGAAGATCTTAAAGATACCCAGTACAAGGATGTTTTGCTGTTATTCCGGTTTAATGACCGTGATCTCCCATTTAAACTAAGAGACATAATTACATCTGATTTGCGGTTGCTTACCTTATTAGAGTGTGGTCTTCCATCTTGGGTCATCTTTCTTCAGTCATACCCAGTGTTTTGCCATTTTTATCGTCCATGGATGTGTCCTCTAGCGAGAACTTTGTATGTGCTGATCTCTGTTGTCACTGTTCTGATTggattttatgatttatataaaaatgttcCTGTTCTCAAGGCAGCTGCATCACGCATTTGCGGGCCTCTCGTAGATTGGATAGAAACATGGGAAATGGTATCAAGAATTAAGTACTTGGGAACAATGCTATTTCTGCACAATTCCCAGAAGGCTCTGGAGTGGTTTTTAACGACTGTGCGAACCATTAGATCATTCTTTCGGGTCCTCACACAGCCGGTAGCAGGTCCTATTGCAGTATGTTGGCAGCTCATCGATCCATTTTGGGACATGTTTGTGCTGGTAGCTAAGAACGTAGGCACACTAGTTTGGGTTGTGGTGGATTCTTCTGCTGACCTACTGGAGATCTTTGCTGGGACAATATTGTTTCCTTTGTGGTTTGCGGTGTCATTCATATGGAATATTG CAACATCTTTTTTCTGGATCATTTGGAACGTACTGTATACTCCATTTAGCTTTTTACAAGGGCTCTCCAGTGTTCTCTTTGTTATAGTTTCGAATGCATATGAGTTGGTTAAAGATATATGCCTTTTTATGAGTAGCATCTTCCAGTTTGCTTCAAGTGCTGATGCCACTGTGAGCTCATATGAGGTTTCTATGTGGCGAACTCTGTCCAAGGATCTTTTTTCCAAG GTTTTTCGTGCTCTTCGTAGCGTTTTAAATGGCTTTGTTGCATTCTTCATAGCCTGCAACCGGCACCGGCTAAG TGAGAATACAACGTACTGA
- the LOC108225481 gene encoding uncharacterized protein LOC108225481 isoform X1, giving the protein MEKVNNDRCVFPLSSLQIGDLQSYLSDLGLFLAMESKKFYILVDNRPWLKDLVSRPAHLWQLMVTKYRLSPFANTRKQKEEKETGGLFNASKLKPSKSRKFRRWFHVIDATAMSTKMVPVRNLRTSFALNSKLHRTLYGFIVFEVSWSDVRGINYFNELQTDTYLAIESKFMKKWEFDSIAQAVGCISSWFSGTLVEKVCLKEHLDSAVGDVFYDAEDSFSLTTNVNNHDHVSNSWKPVNVDNDNSISDSSPVTVDDEDNISVYSGTVENESPPCSCYGVYSAATENLSGVLPHSPTSQNGPYKRRKLMKSFSTGIEVDIYSEETQSETNYSPIHPQTPYASDSEEDLKDTQYKDVLLLFRFNDRDLPFKLRDIITSDLRLLTLLECGLPSWVIFLQSYPVFCHFYRPWMCPLARTLYVLISVVTVLIGFYDLYKNVPVLKAAASRICGPLVDWIETWEMVSRIKYLGTMLFLHNSQKALEWFLTTVRTIRSFFRVLTQPVAGPIAVCWQLIDPFWDMFVLVAKNVGTLVWVVVDSSADLLEIFAGTILFPLWFAVSFIWNIATSFFWIIWNVLYTPFSFLQGLSSVLFVIVSNAYELVKDICLFMSSIFQFASSADATVSSYEVSMWRTLSKDLFSKVFRALRSVLNGFVAFFIACNRHRLSIYNHIVDLFQRLSRTSVRIQRTDQGPRIQLRETPKQVIGPEESSSRMKDKKQR; this is encoded by the exons ATGGAGAAGGTCAACAATGATCGTTGTGTTTTTCCTTTATCCAGTCTCCAAATTGG GGACCTGCAATCTTATCTTTCAGACCTTGGCCTTTTCCTGGCTATGGAAAGTAAGAAGTTCTATATCCTGGTGGACAACCGCCCATGGTTGAAAGACCTAGTCTCACGACCCGCACACCTCTGGCAATTGATGGTCACTAAG TACAGGTTGTCTCCTTTTGCAAACACAAGGAAGCAGAAGGAGGAAAAGGAGACTGGAGGGTTGTTTAATGCTTCCAAACTGAAACCAAGTAAATCCAGAAAATTTAGAAGATGGTTTCATGTGATTGATGCTACAGCAATGTCCACGAAGATGGTTCCTGTCAGGAATCTGAGGACTTCATTTGCTTTAAATAGCAAGTTGCATAGGACCTTGTATGGATTTATTGTTTTTGAAGTATCATGGTCTGATGTACGGGGTATCAACTACTTCAATGAGCTTCAG ACTGATACATATTTGGCTATCGAGTCTAAGTTCATGAAAAAATGGGAATTTGATAGTATTGCTCAAGCTGTTGGATGCATATCGTCTTGGTTTTCAGGGACTCTTGTTGAGAAGGTTTGCTTGAAAGAGCATCTTGATTCTGCAGTAG GAGATGTTTTTTATGATGCTGAGGATTCCTTTTCCCTAACTACAAATGTTAACAATCATGACCATGTCTCTAATAGTTGGAAGCCTGTTAATGTGGATAATGATAATAGTATCTCTGATAGTAGTCCTGTCACTGTGGACGATGAAGACAACATCTCTGTTTACAGCGGGACTGTTGAAAATGAATCACCACCTTGTAGCTGTTATGGTGTATACTCAGCAGCTACAGAGAACTTATCAGGTGTGCTGCCACACTCACCAACCTCTCAGAATGGGCCCtacaaaagaagaaaattaaTGAAATCTTTCAGCACTGGAATTGAGGTTGATATATATTCAGAAGAAACACAGAGTGAAACTAATTATTCACCAATACATCCCCAGACTCCTTATGCAAGTGATTCTGAAGAAGATCTTAAAGATACCCAGTACAAGGATGTTTTGCTGTTATTCCGGTTTAATGACCGTGATCTCCCATTTAAACTAAGAGACATAATTACATCTGATTTGCGGTTGCTTACCTTATTAGAGTGTGGTCTTCCATCTTGGGTCATCTTTCTTCAGTCATACCCAGTGTTTTGCCATTTTTATCGTCCATGGATGTGTCCTCTAGCGAGAACTTTGTATGTGCTGATCTCTGTTGTCACTGTTCTGATTggattttatgatttatataaaaatgttcCTGTTCTCAAGGCAGCTGCATCACGCATTTGCGGGCCTCTCGTAGATTGGATAGAAACATGGGAAATGGTATCAAGAATTAAGTACTTGGGAACAATGCTATTTCTGCACAATTCCCAGAAGGCTCTGGAGTGGTTTTTAACGACTGTGCGAACCATTAGATCATTCTTTCGGGTCCTCACACAGCCGGTAGCAGGTCCTATTGCAGTATGTTGGCAGCTCATCGATCCATTTTGGGACATGTTTGTGCTGGTAGCTAAGAACGTAGGCACACTAGTTTGGGTTGTGGTGGATTCTTCTGCTGACCTACTGGAGATCTTTGCTGGGACAATATTGTTTCCTTTGTGGTTTGCGGTGTCATTCATATGGAATATTG CAACATCTTTTTTCTGGATCATTTGGAACGTACTGTATACTCCATTTAGCTTTTTACAAGGGCTCTCCAGTGTTCTCTTTGTTATAGTTTCGAATGCATATGAGTTGGTTAAAGATATATGCCTTTTTATGAGTAGCATCTTCCAGTTTGCTTCAAGTGCTGATGCCACTGTGAGCTCATATGAGGTTTCTATGTGGCGAACTCTGTCCAAGGATCTTTTTTCCAAG GTTTTTCGTGCTCTTCGTAGCGTTTTAAATGGCTTTGTTGCATTCTTCATAGCCTGCAACCGGCACCGGCTAAG tatatataatcatatcGTCGACTTATTTCAACGTCTATCTCGAACTTCAGTGAGAATACAACGTACTGATCAAGGTCCAAGAATTCAACTGCGTGAAACTCCAAAGCAG GTAATAGGCCCGGAAGAAAGCTCATCCAGGATGAAGGATAAGAAGCAAAGATGA
- the LOC108225481 gene encoding uncharacterized protein LOC108225481 isoform X3 has protein sequence MSTKMVPVRNLRTSFALNSKLHRTLYGFIVFEVSWSDVRGINYFNELQTDTYLAIESKFMKKWEFDSIAQAVGCISSWFSGTLVEKVCLKEHLDSAVGDVFYDAEDSFSLTTNVNNHDHVSNSWKPVNVDNDNSISDSSPVTVDDEDNISVYSGTVENESPPCSCYGVYSAATENLSGVLPHSPTSQNGPYKRRKLMKSFSTGIEVDIYSEETQSETNYSPIHPQTPYASDSEEDLKDTQYKDVLLLFRFNDRDLPFKLRDIITSDLRLLTLLECGLPSWVIFLQSYPVFCHFYRPWMCPLARTLYVLISVVTVLIGFYDLYKNVPVLKAAASRICGPLVDWIETWEMVSRIKYLGTMLFLHNSQKALEWFLTTVRTIRSFFRVLTQPVAGPIAVCWQLIDPFWDMFVLVAKNVGTLVWVVVDSSADLLEIFAGTILFPLWFAVSFIWNIATSFFWIIWNVLYTPFSFLQGLSSVLFVIVSNAYELVKDICLFMSSIFQFASSADATVSSYEVSMWRTLSKDLFSKVFRALRSVLNGFVAFFIACNRHRLSIYNHIVDLFQRLSRTSVRIQRTDQGPRIQLRETPKQVIGPEESSSRMKDKKQR, from the exons ATGTCCACGAAGATGGTTCCTGTCAGGAATCTGAGGACTTCATTTGCTTTAAATAGCAAGTTGCATAGGACCTTGTATGGATTTATTGTTTTTGAAGTATCATGGTCTGATGTACGGGGTATCAACTACTTCAATGAGCTTCAG ACTGATACATATTTGGCTATCGAGTCTAAGTTCATGAAAAAATGGGAATTTGATAGTATTGCTCAAGCTGTTGGATGCATATCGTCTTGGTTTTCAGGGACTCTTGTTGAGAAGGTTTGCTTGAAAGAGCATCTTGATTCTGCAGTAG GAGATGTTTTTTATGATGCTGAGGATTCCTTTTCCCTAACTACAAATGTTAACAATCATGACCATGTCTCTAATAGTTGGAAGCCTGTTAATGTGGATAATGATAATAGTATCTCTGATAGTAGTCCTGTCACTGTGGACGATGAAGACAACATCTCTGTTTACAGCGGGACTGTTGAAAATGAATCACCACCTTGTAGCTGTTATGGTGTATACTCAGCAGCTACAGAGAACTTATCAGGTGTGCTGCCACACTCACCAACCTCTCAGAATGGGCCCtacaaaagaagaaaattaaTGAAATCTTTCAGCACTGGAATTGAGGTTGATATATATTCAGAAGAAACACAGAGTGAAACTAATTATTCACCAATACATCCCCAGACTCCTTATGCAAGTGATTCTGAAGAAGATCTTAAAGATACCCAGTACAAGGATGTTTTGCTGTTATTCCGGTTTAATGACCGTGATCTCCCATTTAAACTAAGAGACATAATTACATCTGATTTGCGGTTGCTTACCTTATTAGAGTGTGGTCTTCCATCTTGGGTCATCTTTCTTCAGTCATACCCAGTGTTTTGCCATTTTTATCGTCCATGGATGTGTCCTCTAGCGAGAACTTTGTATGTGCTGATCTCTGTTGTCACTGTTCTGATTggattttatgatttatataaaaatgttcCTGTTCTCAAGGCAGCTGCATCACGCATTTGCGGGCCTCTCGTAGATTGGATAGAAACATGGGAAATGGTATCAAGAATTAAGTACTTGGGAACAATGCTATTTCTGCACAATTCCCAGAAGGCTCTGGAGTGGTTTTTAACGACTGTGCGAACCATTAGATCATTCTTTCGGGTCCTCACACAGCCGGTAGCAGGTCCTATTGCAGTATGTTGGCAGCTCATCGATCCATTTTGGGACATGTTTGTGCTGGTAGCTAAGAACGTAGGCACACTAGTTTGGGTTGTGGTGGATTCTTCTGCTGACCTACTGGAGATCTTTGCTGGGACAATATTGTTTCCTTTGTGGTTTGCGGTGTCATTCATATGGAATATTG CAACATCTTTTTTCTGGATCATTTGGAACGTACTGTATACTCCATTTAGCTTTTTACAAGGGCTCTCCAGTGTTCTCTTTGTTATAGTTTCGAATGCATATGAGTTGGTTAAAGATATATGCCTTTTTATGAGTAGCATCTTCCAGTTTGCTTCAAGTGCTGATGCCACTGTGAGCTCATATGAGGTTTCTATGTGGCGAACTCTGTCCAAGGATCTTTTTTCCAAG GTTTTTCGTGCTCTTCGTAGCGTTTTAAATGGCTTTGTTGCATTCTTCATAGCCTGCAACCGGCACCGGCTAAG tatatataatcatatcGTCGACTTATTTCAACGTCTATCTCGAACTTCAGTGAGAATACAACGTACTGATCAAGGTCCAAGAATTCAACTGCGTGAAACTCCAAAGCAG GTAATAGGCCCGGAAGAAAGCTCATCCAGGATGAAGGATAAGAAGCAAAGATGA
- the LOC108192790 gene encoding vacuolar protein 8, which translates to MHSTVAPPPAETLDQITSLLSRLLPSSLSIKSFTGRWQILRSKLAALKSSVSEISDSPHWSENQLLLTLLPNLLSTLRRIENLADQCSDPNFVTGKLLMQSDLDMATNWISKQIHDVDLLLRSGVLKQSNAIVLSRPGPDSEEEDLGFFIRDLFTRLQIGGIEFKKKAMESLLELLENDEALANLVAEEGNVGYLIHLLDLNAHPSLREQAVLVISILASVSEKSRKCVFEEGALGPLLRIIESSSLAFKEKAVMAVESITADPDNAWAISAYGGVSVLVEVCKSGSVVAQSHAIGAISNMASIEEIRVCLGEDGAVPVIVQLLSSGHEKTQEKAAQCVSILASSSDYFREMVLKERGLQKLLCLLHESSNSSTLEHVLRAIYSLSALESTAQLLSSCSSFVIQLSELIRHGTLVLQQLSVSLLANLSSMSEGNKRAIGGCMGSLVKLMEVIKPVGMQEKATQALVLLLTVKSNRKDFVRDEKNVMRLVKMLDPKNETVSKKFPVAVVAAIMAGWSQDCRKRLVDAGAYVNLQRLTEMEVAGAKKALQRFSSNRLKTIFTRTWRELTEK; encoded by the coding sequence ATGCATTCCACCGTGGCACCACCGCCGGCAGAAACCCTAGACCAGAtcacatctctcctctctcgcCTCCTCCCCTCATCTCTCTCCATCAAATCCTTCACCGGCCGCTGGCAGATTCTCCGGTCAAAACTCGCCGCCCTCAAATCCTCCGTCTCTGAAATCTCCGACTCGCCTCACTGGTCGGAGAATCAGCTCCTCTTGACTCTACTACCCAATCTTCTCTCCACTCTCCGCCGTATTGAAAATCTCGCCGACCAATGCTCCGACCCGAATTTTGTTACCGGGAAGCTTCTGATGCAGAGTGACCTGGATATGGCGACGAATTGGATCTCGAAACAGATTCATGATGTGGATTTGTTGCTCAGATCCGGCGTTTTGAAGCAGTCAAACGCCATCGTTTTGTCGAGGCCGGGGCCGGATTCTGAGGAGGAGGATTTAGGTTTTTTTATTCGGGATCTTTTTACGAGGCTGCAGATTGGGGGAATTGAGTTTAAGAAGAAGGCGATGGAGTCGTTGCTCGAGCTTCTCGAGAACGATGAGGCGTTGGCGAATTTGGTAGCGGAGGAGGGAAATGTAGGTTATTTGATTCATTTGCTTGATCTCAATGCGCATCCTTCGCTTCGTGAACAGGCGGTTTTAGTGATTTCGATTCTGGCTTCTGTGAGTGAGAAATCGAGGAAATGTGTGTTTGAGGAAGGAGCTTTGGGGCCGTTGTTAAGGATAATTGAATCGAGTTCTTTAGCGTTTAAGGAGAAGGCGGTGATGGCTGTGGAGTCGATTACAGCTGATCCTGATAATGCCTGGGCTATTTCAGCTTATGGCGGTGTGTCAGTTCTTGTTGAAGTCTGTAAATCTGGATCTGTTGTTGCACAGTCACATGCTATTGGAGCGATTTCGAATATGGCATCGATTGAAGAGATTCGAGTTTGTTTGGGGGAAGATGGAGCTGTGCCTGTTATAGTTCAGTTATTGAGTTCAGGACACGAGAAGACACAAGAAAAGGCGGCGCAGTGTGTATCAATTTTAGCATCTTCCAGTGATTATTTTCGCGAAATGGTATTGAAAGAAAGAGGTTTGCAAAAGTTGTTATGTTTATTACATGAGTCATCCAATAGTTCTACGCTAGAACATGTATTGCGTGCAATTTATTCCCTTTCTGCTTTAGAGTCAACTGCTCAATTGTTATCGTCCTGTAGTAGTTTTGTAATCCAGTTGTCAGAGTTGATAAGGCACGGAACTTTAGTCCTGCAGCAATTGTCAGTCTCTTTGTTAGCAAATTTGTCTAGTATGAGCGAAGGAAATAAGCGAGCTATAGGTGGATGTATGGGTTCATTGGTGAAGCTAATGGAGGTTATAAAGCCAGTTGGAATGCAAGAAAAAGCGACACAGGCACTGGTATTGCTGTTGACAGTTAAATCGAATCGAAAAGATTTTGTTAGGGATGAAAAGAATGTGATGAGGTTGGTCAAGATGTTGGATCCTAAAAATGAGACGGTTTCCAAAAAATTTCCGGTGGCAGTGGTGGCAGCAATTATGGCAGGATGGAGTCAGGATTGTCGGAAGAGGTTGGTGGATGCAGGAGCCTATGTCAATTTACAAAGGTTGACTGAAATGGAAGTTGCCGGAGCTAAAAAAGCTCTGCAGAGATTCTCCAGCAACAGGCTCAAGACCATCTTCACTAGAACATGGAGGGAATTAACAGAAAAGTAA